The following are from one region of the Populus trichocarpa isolate Nisqually-1 chromosome 8, P.trichocarpa_v4.1, whole genome shotgun sequence genome:
- the LOC7457857 gene encoding single-stranded DNA-binding protein WHY1, chloroplastic, with protein MDGSINLSVSILDLSSPSSLSVSGSTKKREERGKMLQLNSVSRVSSSPQNPKLWLPQYNSLCSTKSISLNSKTSSTEKKKTLGVKCQYYDQQHKTFTTSSRSSPSSAPPVGESPPKVFVGHSIYKGKAALTVEPRSPEFSPLDSGAYKLVKEGFVLLQFAPAASVRQYDWTRKQVFSLSVTEIGHLVSLDAKGSCEFFHDPNKGKSDEGKVRKLLKVEPLPDGSGHFFNLSVQNKVLNIDENIYIPVTKAEYTVLTSAFNYILPYLLGWHAYANSIKPDDSSRGNNASPRYGGDYEWSR; from the exons ATGGATGGGAGTATCAACCTATCTGTTAGCATACTTGATCTATCCAGTCCCTCCTCCCTCTCTGTCTCTGGCTCaacaaagaaaagggaagaaagagGGAAAATGTTGCAGCTAAACAGTGTGAGCCGGGTGAGTAGTTCCcctcaaaaccctaaactatgGCTTCCCCAGTATAACAGTCTTTGCTCAACAAAAAGTATCTCATTGAACAGTAAAACTTCAAGCAccgagaagaagaaaactttgGGAGTGAAGTGCCAGTACTACGACCAGCAGCACAAGACCTTCACAACTTCCTCACGCTCCTCTCCTTCCTCTGCTCCTCCAG TTGGAGAATCACCGCCTAAGGTTTTTGTGGGCCATTCGATATACAAAGGGAAGGCTGCTCTTACTGTAGAGCCTCGGTCCCCAGAGTTTTCCCCATTAGAT TCAGGGGCATATAAACTAGTCAAGGAAGGCTTCGTGCTATTGCAGTTTGCTCCTGCAGCTTCTGTTCGTCAATATGACTGGACCAGAAAGCAG GTATTTTCGTTGTCAGTGACAGAAATTGGGCATCTTGTAAGCCTTGACGCAAAAGGTTCATGTGAATTTTTCCATGATCCTAATAAGGGAAAAAG TGATGAAGGTAAGGTCAGGAAGTTGTTGAAGGTAGAACCACTTCCAGATGGTTCTGGTCACTTCTTTAACCTCA GTgttcaaaacaaagttttgaaTATAGATGAGAACATATACATTCCAGTCACCAAGGCAGAGTACACTGTCCTCACCTCTGCTTTTAAT TATATCTTGCCATACCTCCTGGGCTGGCATGCCTATGCAAATTCCATAAAACCAGATGACAGTAGCCGTGGAAACAATGCCAGTCCAAGATATGGGGGAGATTATGAATGGAGCAGGTAG
- the LOC7471498 gene encoding glucose and ribitol dehydrogenase, which produces MEEQRKPQFPPQTQPQQPGKEYVMCPLPLAINPDYKPSEKLNGKVALVTGGDSGIGRSVCYHFALEGATVAFTYVQGIEDRDKDDTLKMLLKAKSSDAEDPIAIATDVSSEEDCKRVVEQVASKYGRIDILVNNAGVQHYTNLVEEITEEWLVRMFRTNIFGYFFMTKHSLKHMKEGSCIINTASVTAYAGSPHQLLDYLSTKGSIVSFTRGLALRLVDKGIRVNGVAPGPIWTPLQPASLPAYEVEYLGSDVPMRRAGQPYEMAPSYVFLASNQCSSYMTGQVLHPNGGTIING; this is translated from the exons ATGGAAGAACAAAGAAAACCTCAGTTTCCACCACAGACTCAACCTCAGCAACCAGGTAAAGAATATGTCATGTGCCCACTTCCGCTAGCCATAAACCCTGACTACAAGCCTTCCGAAAAACTCAAC GGAAAGGTAGCTCTGGTGACTGGAGGGGATTCCGGGATAGGAAGATCTGTATGCTACCATTTTGCATTAGAGGGTGCAACTGTGGCCTTTACATATGTACAAGGCATTGAGGACAGAGACAAGGATGACACCCTAAAGATGCTACTGAAGGCTAAGTCAAGCGATGCAGAGGATCCAATTGCCATAGCTACTGATGTTTCATCAGAAGAAGATTGCAAGAGGGTTGTCGAACAAGTTGCGAGTAAATATGGGCGGATTGATATTTTGGTCAACAATGCTGGCGTACAGCATTATACCAACTTGGTAGAAGAGATTACCGAGGAATGGCTTGTGAGGATGTTCAGAACCAACATATTTGGTTATTTCTTCATGACCAA GCATTCATTAAAGCACATGAAGGAAGGAAGTTGTATAATCAACACAGCATCTGTTACTGCTTATGCTGGCTCCCCTCACCAATTACTAGACTATTTGTCTACCAAGGGATCGATTGTTTCCTTCACTAGGGGATTGGCTCTAAGACTTGTGGATAAAGGAATTCGTGTCAATGGTGTGGCTCCAGGTCCGATCTGGACGCCACTGCAACCCGCATCTCTGCCTGCATACGAGGTAGAATACTTGGGGTCTGACGTGCCAATGAGAAGAGCAGGACAGCCTTACGAAATGGCACCTTCTTATGTCTTCCTGGCTTCCAATCAGTGCTCGTCTTACATGACTGGCCAAGTTCTTCATCCTAATG GGGGTACGATTATCAATGGTTAA